Within Sorangiineae bacterium MSr11367, the genomic segment TGCGCAAGAACGTCTTCTCGGTGGGCGACACCATCGACCCCGCCGACGGCTACCGCGCCTTCCGCGGCCACGACGCCGACATCGCCCCGCTGATGCGCAAACGCGGCTTCGCCAAGCCCGCCGCCCCCGCGCAAAAGAAGAAGCCGAGCTAATTCGGTTTCCACCCAAAGAAGGAAGGAAAAGAGAGAGGGAAGCTGCCCACCCCGGGCTTGCTTTCCTCTCTCTTGCGGCTTTCCGCCGCAAGCCCCGCGCTACCAGGTGTCCACGGAGCCTAGCGCGTAGCGAAGTCGGATCAGGCCTCCGCCGAGTGACGTGTGCTCGATCAATGTCGCTTCTCGGCGCTCGCCGCGCGAAAGTGTGATCTTGCGCCCTTCGTCTTCGAACGATGGGGTGACGACGACGATGACCTCGTCCACGAGGCCGGCCGAGAGGAACGCATTGTGGGTACGCTCGCCGCCGACGACGAGGGCCGTTTGGTGTCCGCGCCCACGAAGGAGCGCGAGTGCGGCGCGTGCGTCGGGGGCGGTCTGCGCCGGAGCGCCGGGGGGCAAGGCCAAGGTGCTCGACACGACAACGATGTCGATACCGTCCATCGACGCGCTCTGCGGCCGACGCGAGGCGTTTTCCTGGAACTCGAGAAATGTCTGCCTCCCGACGATGAAGTTACCGTGCTCCCGTGCATGCGCGGCGAAGTCGGCCGTGGCTTCGGGCTTCGGAGGGTGGCGCTGGGAGGAGCGAGCGTAGTTTCCGTTGGCGGAGAGGGCGGCCCAAAGGATCGTTTTCATACGCCACAACATGGCGTCGCGCTGCATTTCGCTCAATTGCTGTACAATGAGACTCAGTGATCCATAATTGATCCAAATGCTCGACACCGAAGAGCTGCTCGTTTTCTCGCGGATCGTGGCGACGCAGTCCCTTGCGCGCGCCGCGCTCGAACTCCGGCTGCCGCGCGCCACGGTCAGCCGCCGCCTCTCCGGGCTGGAGGCGAAGCTCGGTGTCCGCCTCCTCCGGCGCACCACACGGTCCATGGCGCTCACGGACGCGGGCCGCGAGCTCCTGCGCCATGCCCACGCCGTCGTCGACGCCGCCATCGCGGCCGAGGCCAGCGTCCGGCGCCGCGAAGACGACATTCGAGGCGACG encodes:
- a CDS encoding dihydrofolate reductase family protein, with the translated sequence MKTILWAALSANGNYARSSQRHPPKPEATADFAAHAREHGNFIVGRQTFLEFQENASRRPQSASMDGIDIVVVSSTLALPPGAPAQTAPDARAALALLRGRGHQTALVVGGERTHNAFLSAGLVDEVIVVVTPSFEDEGRKITLSRGERREATLIEHTSLGGGLIRLRYALGSVDTW